Proteins encoded within one genomic window of Bacillus thuringiensis:
- the spoIIID gene encoding sporulation transcriptional regulator SpoIIID, with translation MHDYIKERTIKIGKYIVETRKTVRVIAKEFGVSKSTVHKDLTERLPEINPELANEVKEILDYHKSIRHLRGGEATKQKYRKEDVEKPVRQ, from the coding sequence GTGCACGATTACATCAAAGAGAGAACTATCAAGATTGGTAAGTATATCGTGGAGACAAGAAAGACAGTGCGTGTCATTGCAAAGGAATTTGGGGTATCAAAGAGTACAGTCCATAAAGATTTAACGGAACGTCTACCAGAAATTAATCCAGAGCTCGCAAATGAAGTGAAAGAAATTCTTGATTATCATAAGTCTATTCGTCATTTAAGAGGCGGAGAAGCAACAAAACAAAAGTATAGAAAAGAAGATGTAGAAAAGCCGGTACGTCAATAA
- a CDS encoding rod shape-determining protein, with translation MFARDIGIDLGTANVLIHVKGKGIVLNEPSVVAIDRNTGKVLAVGEEARSMVGRTPGNIVAIRPLKDGVIADFEITEAMLKYFINKLDVKSFFSKPRILICCPTNITSVEQKAIREAAERSGGKTVFLEEEPKVAAVGAGMEIFQPSGNMVVDIGGGTTDIAVLSMGDIVTSSSIKMAGDKFDMEILNYVKRKYKLLIGERTSENIKIKVGTVFPGARSEELEIRGRDMVTGLPRTITVCSEEITEALKEDAAVIVQAAKGVLERTPPELSADIIDRGVILTGGGALLHGIDMLLAEELKVPVLIAENPMHCVAVGTGIMLENIDKLPKRALR, from the coding sequence ATGTTTGCGCGAGATATCGGAATTGACCTAGGTACGGCTAACGTATTAATCCATGTTAAAGGTAAGGGTATTGTATTAAATGAGCCATCTGTTGTTGCTATTGATCGTAACACAGGTAAAGTATTAGCAGTAGGTGAAGAAGCAAGAAGTATGGTGGGACGTACGCCTGGTAATATTGTAGCTATTCGTCCACTAAAAGATGGTGTAATCGCAGATTTCGAAATTACAGAAGCAATGTTAAAGTATTTCATTAACAAATTGGACGTAAAGAGCTTCTTTTCAAAACCTCGCATTTTAATTTGTTGTCCAACAAATATCACATCAGTAGAACAAAAAGCAATTCGTGAGGCTGCTGAACGTTCAGGTGGTAAAACAGTATTTTTAGAAGAAGAACCAAAAGTAGCCGCAGTTGGTGCTGGTATGGAAATCTTCCAACCAAGCGGTAACATGGTTGTTGATATTGGTGGAGGTACAACAGATATCGCTGTACTATCTATGGGTGATATTGTTACCTCTTCCTCTATCAAAATGGCTGGCGATAAGTTTGATATGGAGATCTTAAACTATGTTAAACGTAAGTATAAGCTATTAATTGGAGAACGTACTTCAGAAAATATTAAAATTAAAGTTGGTACAGTATTCCCAGGTGCACGTAGCGAAGAGCTTGAAATTCGCGGACGTGACATGGTAACTGGTTTACCACGTACAATTACAGTATGCTCTGAAGAAATTACAGAAGCACTAAAAGAAGACGCAGCTGTCATTGTACAAGCTGCAAAAGGTGTACTAGAGCGCACACCACCAGAATTATCGGCGGACATCATCGATCGCGGTGTTATTCTAACAGGCGGTGGAGCTTTATTACACGGTATCGACATGCTTCTAGCAGAAGAACTAAAAGTACCAGTATTAATTGCTGAAAACCCAATGCACTGCGTTGCGGTTGGTACGGGTATTATGTTAGAGAATATCGATAAATTACCAAAGCGTGCTTTACGATAA
- a CDS encoding NAD(P)H-dependent glycerol-3-phosphate dehydrogenase, translating to MNHTVTVIGAGSWGTALSMVLADNGHFVRIWGNNAKQLREINEQHTNKMYLPDIQLPETIHGYESLQEAMQGVDKVLLVVPTKAIRPVLAQLRNVIDQPITIVHASKGIEPGTSKRISEIIEEEMPAELLEAVVVLSGPSHAEEVSLRHPTTVTSASHNLQAAEMIQDVFMNQYFRVYTNHDVLGVELGGALKNIIALGAGISDGLGYGDNAKAALITRGLTEITRLGCTMGATPLTFAGLTGVGDLIVTCTSVHSRNWRAGNMIGKGKKLADVLDSMGMVVEGVRTAEAAYYLAKEKNIDMPITFAIYDVLFNGADAKEAVDTLMNRMGKDERDLVTKQ from the coding sequence ATGAATCATACAGTTACAGTCATCGGCGCTGGAAGTTGGGGTACAGCATTATCAATGGTATTGGCTGATAATGGTCATTTCGTGCGTATTTGGGGAAACAATGCTAAACAATTGCGTGAAATTAATGAACAGCATACAAATAAAATGTATCTACCAGACATTCAATTACCTGAAACGATTCATGGTTATGAAAGCTTACAAGAAGCTATGCAAGGTGTTGATAAGGTTCTTCTAGTTGTACCAACAAAGGCAATTCGGCCTGTATTGGCACAACTTCGCAATGTAATAGATCAGCCTATTACGATTGTTCATGCAAGTAAAGGAATAGAACCAGGAACATCTAAACGTATTTCGGAGATAATTGAGGAAGAAATGCCAGCAGAGTTATTAGAGGCAGTTGTTGTATTATCTGGTCCAAGTCATGCAGAGGAAGTGAGTTTACGTCATCCAACTACTGTTACATCTGCATCTCATAACTTACAGGCTGCAGAAATGATTCAAGATGTATTTATGAATCAGTATTTCCGTGTGTATACAAATCATGATGTATTAGGTGTAGAATTAGGCGGTGCTTTAAAGAACATTATCGCTCTTGGTGCAGGGATTAGTGATGGACTTGGTTATGGTGACAATGCAAAGGCAGCCCTTATTACACGTGGTTTAACAGAAATTACTCGTCTTGGTTGTACAATGGGAGCAACGCCTCTAACATTTGCTGGTCTTACAGGTGTGGGTGATTTAATTGTAACTTGTACGAGTGTGCATAGTCGAAATTGGCGTGCGGGTAACATGATTGGTAAAGGGAAAAAACTAGCAGATGTTTTGGATAGTATGGGTATGGTTGTTGAAGGAGTACGTACGGCAGAAGCAGCATATTACCTAGCGAAAGAGAAAAACATTGATATGCCAATTACGTTCGCAATTTATGATGTGCTATTTAATGGTGCAGATGCAAAAGAAGCAGTGGATACTCTAATGAACCGCATGGGCAAAGATGAACGAGATCTAGTCACGAAGCAATAA
- the tagD gene encoding glycerol-3-phosphate cytidylyltransferase — translation MKKVITYGTFDLLHWGHINLLKRAKDLGDYLIVAISSDEFNKLKGKKAYHSYENRKMILEAVRYVDEVIPEHEWEQKEKDVQEHDVDLFVMGDDWEGEFDFLKSHCEVKYLPRTAGISTTKIKKELLQVAQ, via the coding sequence ATGAAAAAAGTAATTACATATGGAACATTTGACTTATTACACTGGGGACATATCAATCTGCTAAAGAGAGCAAAAGACTTGGGAGATTATCTTATCGTGGCTATATCCTCAGATGAATTTAATAAACTAAAGGGTAAAAAAGCATATCATAGTTATGAAAATCGAAAAATGATTTTAGAAGCGGTTCGTTACGTAGATGAAGTAATTCCTGAACATGAATGGGAACAAAAAGAAAAAGATGTTCAAGAGCATGATGTTGATTTATTTGTTATGGGTGATGATTGGGAAGGTGAATTTGATTTCCTAAAGTCTCATTGCGAAGTTAAGTATTTACCACGTACAGCGGGAATTTCAACGACAAAGATTAAGAAAGAATTATTACAAGTCGCTCAATGA
- a CDS encoding bifunctional glycosyltransferase/CDP-glycerol:glycerophosphate glycerophosphotransferase gives MDLVSVIISVHNKEDYIEKCLQSVVEQTHQNLEIIVINDASTDKSKLIIEQFTRKYAHVYMYQLKKQSGVAKARNLGVNKATGDYIYFLDADDFITPYTLELFLKHIGPYNTIAGKIFRNNVEIPESIEDVQVHFYTKGQKTKALRGRTAVNILIKRSFIKRHKLRFDQKVDFFSDITFSIPAIVKVKKLPMIDIPTYIKGDCYEPIENPTLTLLDDREKIGDFLYVYNQMKDSYGKYVSISRYLDRQLMNFYFKNISKCVASNTDVWMRWFNVLSESMNKLENSLVQKRNFFERKEIAAIQEGKANAAQKWMKRKDTYVSWKKAFKTRQGLYKEVYHSFLTKLPLKRDRVVFESFAGKSYSCNPRYIYEEMLKQCPDMKFIWIFNDTKKDIPGSAKKVKRLSWRYYYYMATSKYWVANARMPAFLEKRPETIYLQTWHGTPLKKLASDMKEVHMPGTTTEKYKRNFFNESRKWDYLVSPNDYSTEIFKRAFKFEKETLDFGYPRNDLLYHPKEEQTQIAKDIKQKIGIPTDKKVVLYAPTWRDDEFYEKGKYKFNLKLDLQEMQRRLGDKYVVALRMHYLIAENIDISGLEEFVYNLSNYEDIAELYVISDVLITDYSSVFFDYGNLGKPIFFFTYDIDKYRDTLRGFYFNFAEEAPGPLLKTSNEVIDAIENIEEIEAEYKGKFDQFYNRFCHLDDGNAAKNIVQKVFKLSI, from the coding sequence ATGGATTTAGTTAGTGTAATAATTTCTGTCCATAATAAAGAAGATTATATTGAAAAATGCTTACAATCTGTAGTGGAACAAACACATCAAAATTTAGAAATCATCGTTATAAATGATGCTTCTACTGATAAGAGCAAGTTAATTATTGAGCAATTTACTAGAAAATATGCCCATGTTTACATGTATCAATTGAAAAAGCAATCAGGTGTTGCAAAAGCACGTAATCTTGGTGTGAATAAGGCGACAGGTGACTATATTTATTTTTTAGATGCAGATGATTTTATTACTCCTTATACATTGGAGCTATTTTTGAAGCATATTGGACCGTACAATACAATTGCAGGGAAAATCTTTAGAAATAATGTAGAAATTCCTGAATCAATTGAAGATGTACAGGTTCATTTTTATACAAAGGGACAGAAAACGAAAGCCTTACGCGGAAGAACCGCTGTTAACATTTTAATAAAGCGTAGTTTTATTAAAAGACATAAACTTCGATTTGATCAAAAGGTAGATTTCTTTTCTGATATTACTTTTTCAATCCCAGCTATTGTAAAAGTAAAAAAATTGCCGATGATTGATATTCCCACTTATATAAAAGGTGATTGTTATGAGCCAATTGAAAATCCAACATTAACACTGTTAGATGATCGTGAAAAAATTGGTGATTTTTTGTATGTCTATAACCAAATGAAGGATAGTTATGGGAAATATGTTAGTATTTCGCGTTATCTGGATCGTCAGCTAATGAATTTCTACTTTAAGAATATTAGTAAATGTGTCGCATCTAATACAGATGTTTGGATGAGATGGTTCAATGTATTAAGTGAGAGTATGAATAAATTAGAAAACTCATTAGTTCAAAAGAGGAATTTCTTTGAACGAAAGGAAATTGCAGCTATTCAAGAAGGTAAAGCAAATGCTGCACAAAAATGGATGAAGCGTAAAGATACGTATGTATCCTGGAAAAAGGCTTTTAAAACAAGACAAGGTCTTTATAAAGAAGTATATCATTCATTCCTTACGAAATTACCTCTTAAGCGGGATAGGGTTGTTTTTGAAAGTTTTGCTGGAAAAAGCTATTCTTGTAATCCGAGATATATTTATGAAGAAATGTTAAAACAATGTCCAGATATGAAGTTCATTTGGATATTTAATGATACTAAGAAAGATATTCCGGGTTCAGCGAAAAAAGTGAAACGATTAAGCTGGAGATATTATTATTATATGGCAACTTCTAAATATTGGGTAGCAAATGCACGTATGCCTGCATTTTTAGAAAAACGTCCAGAAACGATTTATTTACAAACGTGGCACGGTACACCACTAAAAAAACTGGCCTCGGATATGAAGGAAGTTCATATGCCAGGAACGACGACTGAAAAATATAAACGTAATTTCTTTAATGAATCTCGTAAATGGGATTATCTTGTTTCGCCAAATGATTACTCAACAGAAATTTTTAAACGTGCTTTTAAATTCGAGAAAGAAACATTAGATTTTGGATACCCACGTAATGATTTGTTGTATCATCCAAAAGAAGAGCAAACACAAATTGCTAAAGATATTAAGCAAAAAATCGGGATACCAACAGATAAAAAAGTTGTTTTATATGCGCCGACATGGCGGGATGATGAGTTTTATGAAAAAGGTAAATATAAATTCAATCTAAAGCTAGATTTACAAGAGATGCAAAGACGCCTTGGAGATAAATATGTTGTTGCATTACGTATGCATTATTTAATTGCAGAAAATATTGATATATCAGGGTTGGAAGAGTTTGTTTATAACTTATCAAATTATGAAGATATTGCTGAGCTATATGTAATCTCTGATGTTTTAATTACAGATTATTCTTCTGTATTCTTCGATTATGGTAATTTAGGTAAACCTATATTCTTCTTTACGTATGATATTGATAAATATCGTGATACATTGCGAGGTTTTTATTTCAATTTTGCAGAAGAAGCACCAGGTCCATTGTTAAAAACATCTAATGAAGTTATCGATGCAATTGAAAATATCGAGGAAATTGAAGCGGAGTACAAGGGGAAATTTGATCAGTTCTATAACAGGTTCTGTCATCTTGATGATGGAAATGCAGCAAAAAATATTGTACAAAAGGTGTTCAAGCTTAGTATTTAA
- a CDS encoding CDP-glycerol glycerophosphotransferase family protein: MREIVIYIYLLIFKILFNICKFFPVKKKVTFVISYGENLFHLQEEMIKQRVQDEVVVLYKSTCKYDLDKYNLKKYRFESLSIRDTILSTYHLATSKHVLLDNYFGCLSAVHFKEGVQCTQLWHAAGAIKKFGVEMSSVKVRTKRAQARFLKVYNQFNKIVVGSDLLADIYKQAFQLSEENIVRTGIPRTDLFFQLDKQNEVIVDLKSQNEMIGKKKVILYAPTFREQGLMDSHIELDIDNLYENLHDEYILILRLHPAIRRKMEISDKYKEFAYDYSSHPNINELLLITDILITDYSSIPFEFSLLRKPMIFYPYDLEMYVKERDFWFEYESLVPGYIAKDESDIIRYIRQEDYDLERVDIFAKHWNQYSNGDASKQLVNLLFSEQ; the protein is encoded by the coding sequence ATGCGTGAAATAGTTATTTATATATATTTGTTAATATTTAAAATACTATTTAACATATGTAAGTTTTTTCCGGTAAAAAAGAAAGTGACATTTGTTATTTCATATGGTGAAAATTTATTCCATTTGCAAGAAGAGATGATAAAGCAGCGAGTACAGGATGAGGTAGTTGTACTCTATAAATCGACATGTAAATATGATTTGGATAAATATAACCTTAAAAAGTATCGTTTTGAATCATTAAGTATTCGCGATACGATACTTTCTACATATCATTTGGCAACTTCAAAACATGTTTTGCTAGATAATTATTTTGGATGTTTATCGGCTGTACATTTTAAAGAAGGTGTACAATGTACACAGTTATGGCATGCTGCAGGTGCAATCAAAAAGTTTGGAGTTGAAATGTCAAGTGTGAAAGTGCGAACGAAAAGAGCACAAGCGCGTTTTTTGAAGGTATATAATCAATTCAATAAAATTGTTGTTGGCTCTGATTTACTAGCTGATATTTATAAACAGGCATTTCAACTTTCTGAGGAAAATATTGTACGAACAGGAATTCCACGTACAGATCTATTCTTTCAATTAGATAAACAGAACGAAGTAATCGTGGATTTAAAGAGCCAAAATGAGATGATTGGAAAGAAAAAGGTGATTTTATATGCCCCTACATTTCGGGAACAGGGGTTAATGGATTCTCATATTGAGTTAGATATTGATAATTTATATGAAAATCTTCATGATGAATATATTTTGATATTAAGGCTACATCCAGCTATAAGAAGAAAGATGGAAATATCTGATAAATATAAAGAGTTTGCATATGACTATTCATCCCATCCCAATATTAATGAGTTACTACTTATTACTGATATTTTAATTACGGACTACTCTTCTATTCCTTTTGAGTTTTCATTACTAAGAAAACCAATGATTTTTTATCCTTACGATTTAGAAATGTATGTGAAAGAAAGAGATTTTTGGTTTGAATATGAATCACTTGTACCAGGATATATTGCTAAGGATGAGAGCGATATAATTCGTTATATTAGGCAAGAGGATTATGATTTAGAGCGAGTTGATATTTTTGCAAAACATTGGAATCAATATTCTAATGGAGACGCAAGTAAACAATTAGTAAACTTGCTATTTAGTGAGCAATAA
- a CDS encoding ABC transporter permease has product MTFSMRRVSAIFRKEVQDFKTNSQVLLMASLPIIFAFIFSRFGEGKAGVGIITLMAFLFVAGFVQSMVIAEEKEKHTLRVLMLSPASSVEVLLGKSILTACLTLGISIVNLFILDQLSGNFLLLAFVFLCGTILFTLIGTMIGLLAESVPQTSLIGMPILMTMYLAVQFEPMVENKVIKTMISYLPTSHLEKAIKSLVDGAGFSSISGHMINVGAWLIISLIACLIVYKKKQLD; this is encoded by the coding sequence ATGACATTTTCAATGAGACGTGTATCAGCTATTTTTAGAAAAGAAGTACAAGATTTTAAGACAAATTCACAAGTGTTGTTAATGGCATCTTTACCAATTATATTTGCATTTATATTTAGCCGATTTGGAGAAGGAAAGGCAGGGGTTGGCATTATTACTTTAATGGCCTTTCTATTTGTTGCAGGATTTGTTCAATCAATGGTAATTGCAGAAGAGAAAGAAAAACATACGTTACGAGTGTTAATGCTATCACCAGCTTCTTCTGTGGAAGTTCTTCTTGGGAAAAGTATATTAACAGCATGTTTAACGTTGGGTATTTCCATTGTAAACTTATTCATTTTAGATCAATTAAGTGGAAATTTCTTATTGCTAGCATTTGTTTTCTTATGTGGAACAATTCTATTTACTTTAATTGGAACAATGATCGGATTACTAGCTGAGTCTGTCCCACAAACATCACTAATTGGAATGCCGATATTAATGACGATGTATTTAGCTGTGCAATTTGAACCAATGGTTGAAAATAAAGTAATTAAGACAATGATTAGTTATCTTCCAACATCTCATCTTGAAAAAGCAATTAAAAGCTTAGTAGACGGTGCTGGGTTTAGTAGTATTAGTGGGCATATGATAAATGTTGGAGCTTGGCTTATTATTTCACTTATTGCATGTTTAATCGTATATAAAAAGAAACAATTAGATTAA
- a CDS encoding ABC transporter ATP-binding protein — MTLAIEMKDVMKSFNEKTALRNVNIEVKQGEIFGFLGPSGSGKTTTVKILTSQLLHSVGTVKVLGKDITGPSSIDYKRIGILTDNSGLYERLSIYDNLLLFCDLYDCKKERIDEVLAQVNLLDDKTTLVKKLSKGMKQRVTLARAILHKPDILFLDEPTSALDPVNVQNIHKILKDLNKEGTTIFLTTHNMDEAETLCNRIAFLCGGEIVALDTPENLRLQYAKDQIQVVLKDKKKETVQKDELGAKRISEWMKKGELLSIHSYEPTLGDIFIEVTGRGL; from the coding sequence ATGACATTGGCAATTGAAATGAAAGATGTAATGAAAAGTTTCAATGAAAAAACGGCACTTCGAAATGTAAATATTGAGGTGAAGCAAGGAGAAATTTTTGGATTCCTCGGACCGAGTGGATCAGGGAAAACGACAACAGTAAAAATATTAACTTCTCAATTACTTCATAGCGTTGGAACGGTAAAAGTATTAGGGAAAGATATCACAGGGCCAAGCAGCATCGATTACAAACGAATTGGTATTTTAACAGACAATAGCGGCTTATATGAAAGACTGAGCATTTATGATAACTTACTATTATTTTGTGACTTATACGATTGTAAAAAAGAACGAATCGATGAAGTACTAGCGCAAGTGAATCTATTAGATGATAAAACAACATTAGTAAAGAAACTATCAAAAGGGATGAAGCAACGCGTTACACTAGCAAGAGCAATTCTTCATAAACCAGATATTCTCTTCTTAGACGAGCCAACATCAGCACTCGATCCAGTTAACGTACAAAACATTCATAAAATCTTAAAAGACTTAAATAAAGAAGGAACGACGATTTTCTTAACGACTCACAACATGGACGAAGCAGAAACGCTTTGTAACCGCATTGCCTTTCTATGCGGCGGAGAAATTGTAGCGCTTGATACACCGGAGAACCTTCGCTTACAATACGCGAAAGATCAAATACAAGTCGTGTTAAAGGATAAGAAGAAAGAAACGGTACAAAAAGATGAATTAGGTGCAAAACGCATTTCAGAATGGATGAAAAAAGGAGAACTATTATCCATTCATTCTTATGAACCCACGTTAGGCGATATCTTTATTGAAGTTACTGGGAGGGGATTATAA
- a CDS encoding CDP-glycerol glycerophosphotransferase family protein, with protein MSIWKRLRKTSIVVTACKFVFAICSKIPYWKKYIVFESYLGRQYSCNPKAIYEYLAQQNTSFHMVWSVDKRYADQFEALGIPYVKRLSLPWFFYMAKASYWVTNSRMPLWMAKPRHTSYVQTWHGTPLKKLAQDMEEVYMAETTTKKYKNNFYYESRKWDYLLSPSAYATEKFKSAFQFEKEIVEVGYPRNDFLYTHNQSAYIEGAKKKLGLPLDKKVILYAPTWRDDQFDETGKYTFDLQLDLAYLQEKLGEDYIVLLRMHYLVTSDFNLSKYEKFVYDVSKYIDINELYLLADMLITDYSSVFFDYANLRRPIIFYTYDIATYRDKLRGFYLQFEEEAPGPIVMTTEEVVLAIKGIEQDCLTNKFTTTYEDFYNRYCYVEDGQSSKRVVEKIFFREA; from the coding sequence ATGAGTATTTGGAAAAGGTTAAGAAAAACATCAATTGTCGTTACAGCATGTAAGTTTGTGTTTGCAATTTGTAGTAAAATTCCATATTGGAAAAAATATATTGTATTTGAAAGTTATTTAGGAAGGCAGTATAGCTGTAACCCGAAAGCAATCTATGAATATTTGGCTCAACAAAATACTAGCTTTCATATGGTATGGAGTGTTGACAAACGGTATGCAGATCAGTTTGAAGCACTTGGAATACCTTATGTAAAGCGGTTATCACTTCCGTGGTTTTTCTATATGGCAAAGGCTTCTTACTGGGTGACAAATAGTCGAATGCCGCTTTGGATGGCAAAACCAAGGCATACGAGCTATGTACAAACCTGGCATGGTACACCGTTAAAGAAATTAGCGCAAGATATGGAAGAAGTATATATGGCAGAAACGACAACGAAAAAATATAAGAATAATTTTTATTATGAATCACGCAAATGGGATTATTTATTATCGCCAAGTGCGTATGCAACAGAAAAATTTAAAAGTGCGTTTCAGTTTGAAAAAGAGATAGTTGAAGTAGGATATCCGCGTAATGACTTTTTATATACGCATAATCAGTCTGCTTATATTGAAGGAGCTAAGAAAAAACTTGGCTTGCCATTAGATAAAAAGGTTATTTTATACGCACCAACATGGCGGGATGATCAATTTGATGAAACAGGTAAATACACATTTGACTTACAATTAGATTTAGCGTATTTACAAGAGAAGCTCGGTGAGGATTATATTGTTCTATTACGAATGCATTACTTAGTTACAAGTGATTTTAATTTGTCAAAATATGAAAAATTTGTGTATGATGTTTCGAAGTATATTGATATAAACGAATTGTATCTGCTTGCAGATATGTTAATCACCGATTATTCCTCCGTTTTCTTTGATTACGCGAATTTGCGTAGACCAATAATTTTCTATACGTATGATATAGCTACTTATCGTGATAAACTACGAGGGTTTTATTTACAATTTGAAGAAGAGGCCCCAGGTCCAATTGTAATGACGACTGAGGAAGTAGTTTTGGCAATTAAGGGAATTGAACAAGATTGCTTAACGAATAAATTTACAACAACATACG
- a CDS encoding M23 family metallopeptidase, with protein MRGRNNKKSQKVVHLFQKRWVFPALYIACAAVILMVALWFQGANTKKTPNQDQATPYTQTEDPAVPVTKSSEVVKMPAPANAEVVVQKKFYEDAATEAEQEKALVFYNNTYSPNKGIDIAAKNGKEFNVAAALSGTVTKAEKDSLLGYVVTVDSGNGVAASYQSLGSVKVEKGARVVQGEVLGTSGLSAMNKEAGSHVHFEVRKDNVAVNPERYLNKSVADIKADAGAAKATNASGKKADDKSQKEEKSTSTKPESKTEDKSQKEEKSTSGSTSDKKEEPKKEEKSTNGSTESSNDSSSQE; from the coding sequence ATGCGAGGAAGAAATAATAAAAAGTCGCAAAAGGTAGTACATTTATTTCAAAAAAGATGGGTATTTCCGGCACTATACATTGCTTGTGCAGCAGTAATCTTAATGGTTGCGCTATGGTTCCAAGGAGCTAATACGAAGAAGACTCCGAACCAAGATCAAGCAACACCGTATACACAAACGGAAGATCCAGCAGTACCAGTAACGAAATCTTCAGAAGTAGTGAAAATGCCAGCTCCTGCTAATGCGGAAGTAGTCGTACAGAAGAAGTTCTATGAAGATGCAGCAACTGAGGCGGAACAAGAAAAAGCACTTGTCTTTTATAACAACACATATTCCCCAAACAAAGGAATCGACATTGCTGCGAAGAATGGAAAAGAATTTAATGTAGCTGCTGCTTTAAGCGGTACAGTAACGAAGGCTGAAAAAGATTCACTTCTTGGTTATGTTGTAACAGTTGATAGTGGAAATGGTGTAGCAGCTTCTTATCAAAGCTTAGGTAGTGTGAAAGTAGAAAAAGGTGCACGAGTTGTACAAGGTGAAGTATTAGGAACATCCGGTCTAAGTGCAATGAATAAAGAAGCAGGTTCTCACGTTCACTTTGAAGTACGTAAAGACAATGTGGCTGTGAACCCTGAGCGCTACTTAAATAAATCAGTAGCAGACATTAAAGCCGATGCAGGTGCTGCAAAGGCAACGAATGCTTCTGGTAAAAAAGCTGATGACAAATCTCAAAAAGAAGAAAAGTCAACAAGCACAAAACCAGAAAGTAAAACAGAAGACAAGTCTCAAAAAGAAGAAAAATCAACTAGCGGTTCGACTAGTGACAAAAAAGAAGAACCGAAGAAAGAAGAAAAATCAACAAATGGTTCTACAGAATCATCTAACGATTCTTCTTCACAAGAATAA